GCTCATTTGGTTTAGCTATCTCGTTTTTACGTAGTGAATAACGTTGAGTATCTTTATCTCCCTTTATAGAAACTAAAACTTCATCATGAATAGTTTCAATTTTTACCTTACCTGCAAACGGAGCTTTTATTTTCGGCTCAACAAGTAATACAGCCGCATTACGTCTGTTTGCAACAATATTTTTACCGTCTTTTGACTCGTAAGTATTTAAGTTATAGTAACGGATAAAACCTTCTTTCTCAGCTACAACTTGACGCTCCTGAGCCGTACTAGATGCAGTACCCCCAACGTGGAAAGTACGTAGTGTAAGCTGAGTACCAGGCTCACCGATTGACTGAGCTGCCGTAATACCTACAGCCTCACCGGTACGAACAATGTGACCGGTTGCAAGGTTAACACCATAACAAAGTGCACAAATACCGTCTTCACTTTTACAAGTAGTCGGAGTTCTAATGTGTGCGGTTTTGATTCCTGCTTCTGAGATGATTTTTGCAGAAACTTCATCGATTAAAGTACCCTCTGCATAAAGAATCTCATTTGAGATCGGATCGATTATATCATCAGCTAAAACACGTCCGTTTAATCTGTCTTCTAAAGATTCGATTAGTGTGTTTTGATCAGAAATATCTGAAATCTCAATACCTTCGTGAGTATGACAATCATGCTCAACTATCTTAACATTTTGTGCAACGTCAACAAGTTTACGAGTTAAGTAACCCGCATTTGCCGTTTTAAGTGCAGTATCGGCAAGACCTTTACGAGCACCGTGAGTAGAAATAAAGTACTCAACAACGTTTAGACCCTCTTTAAAGTTTGAGATAATCGGAGTCTCAATAATATCACCGCTTGGTTTAGCCATAAGACCACGCATACCTGCAAGCTGACGAATCTGTGCAGCAGAACCACGCGCACCGGAATCAGCCATCATGTGGATAGAGTTAAAACCTTCTTTATCACCTTCAACAAGTTCCATCATTTGAGCCGCAACAGTATTGTTTGTATCAGTCCAAACGTCGATGATTTTATTATAACGTTCTTGCTCAGTTAATAAACCGGCTTCAAATTGTTTTTGAATCTCGATAACTTTGTTTTTAGACTCTTCAATTTTAGCATATTTAGCATCTGGAATCTTAACATCATCAATAGATATAGATACACCGGCTTTTGTAGCTTGTTTGAAACCTAAGTCTTTAAGTCTGTCTAGGAAACCTGCTGTTACACCTATACCACCGTGTTTTTGAACATAATCAACAAGCTCACCGATAGCACGTTTTTTCATAACTTTATTCCAAAGTTCTGCTGGAACAAAGTCAGGTAAAATATCTTTAAGAAGTAAACGTCCTGCAGTCGTATAAATGATACGACCATCAACACGTGTACGGATTTTTGCATGTAAATCAAGTGCATCGTGCTCAAACGCAATTTTTACTTCATCTACGTTTGCAAAAAGTTTATTACTTCCTTTAACACCGTTTTTATCTAAAGTAATATAATAGATACCAAGTACCATATCTTGTGACGGAGTCGCAATAGCTTTACCACTTGCAGGGTGAAGGATGTTCATAGATGCCATCATAAGTACTTTTGCTTCAGCAATTGCAGCTGAGCTTAAAGGTACGTGAACCGCCATCTGGTCACCATCGAAGTCGGCATTAAATGCAGAACAAACTAATGGGTGAAGCTGAATAGCTTTACCATCAATCAGTTTTGGATGGAATGCTTGGATTGATAGTTTGTGAAGTGTAGGTGCACGGTTAAGCATTACAGGATAACCATCAACAATCTCCGCTAAACATTCCCAAACTTCATTTGTTTGGTCTTCAATCATTTTCTTAGCAGCTTTAACAGTAGTCGCATGACCTTTGTCTTCTAGTTTTGCAATTAAGTGTGGCTTGAACAGTTCAAGTGCCATTTTTTTAGGTAATCCACACTCGTGCATCTGAAGGCTTGGTCCAACAACGATTACAGAACGTCCAGAGAAGTCAACACGCTTACCAAGTAAGTTTTGTCTAAAACGTCCTTGCTTACCTTTGATAATTTCACTTAATGATTTAAGTGGACGCTTGTTAGCACCTTTAACCGCATTTGCACGACGACCGTTGTCAAAAAGTGCATCTACAGATTCTTGAAGCATACGCTTCTCGTTTCTAACAATAATCTCAGGAGCTTCTAGTTCAACTAGACGCTTAAGACGCTGATTTCTGTTGATAACACGACGATATAAATCATTAACATCAGACACTGCAAACTTACCACCGTCAAGTGATACAAGTGGACGTAAATCAGGTGGAAGAACCGGTAATACAGTTAACATCATCCACGCAGGATTATTTCCGGAGTTTAAGAAAGACTCGATTACTTTTAAACGTTTAGCAATTGTTTTTTTCTTAGCTTCACTCTTAGTCTCTTCAATATCTTCTTTTAATTGTGTAAATGCATCAACTAAGTCTATCTCTTCTAGTAAATCACGAACTACTTCACCACCCATACGAGCTTTAAAGCCTAATTCACCGAATCTTTGAACTAATGTACGGTACTGCTCTTCGTTTAATACATCGTATTTAAGTACAGGTGTTTTACCGTCGGCATCATAATATGCCTCTCCACCTTGCTCAACGATATATGCTTCATAATAAAGTACACGCTCTAAATCTTTCATTTTGATACCAAGTAGAGTACCGATACGTGAAGGTAATGAAGACACATACCAGATATGTGCTACAGGAGTAACAAGTTCGATGTGACCCATACGAGTACGACGAACTTTAGTGCTTGTTACTTCAACACCACACTTCTCACATACAACACCTTTGTAACGCATCTTTTTATATTTTCCACAAAGACACTCATAGTCACGTACAGGACCGAAGATTTTTGCACAAAACAGACCGTCACGCTCAGGTTTTAATGTACGATAGTTAATAGTTTCAGGCTTTTTAACCTCACCGTTTGACCATGATAATACCTTTTCAGGTGCAGCTAAACGAAATTGTAGCTGTTTTATATCTTTTGGTCTGTCATTTTCAGTTACTTCAATAGGTACTAATTTACTCATCGTCTTCAACCTCGTCAAAAATTTCTACATCTAGTGCAAGTGATTGCAACTCTTTAGTAAGTACAAACAGAGTTTCAGGGATACCTGAAGCCGGTACTAATTCACCTTTTGTAATTGCTTTATAAGCACGAACACGACCATCAACATCATCCGATTTGATAGTTAACATCTCTTTAAGAACTGCAGATGCACCATAAGCCTCTAATGCCCATACCTCCATCTCACCGAATCTCTGACCACCAAATAGTGCTTTACCACCAACAGGTTGTTGAGTAACTAAAGAGTATGGTCCGGTTGAACGAGCATGGATTTTCTCATCAACCAAGTGGTGTAGTTTAAGGATATACATATATCCTACATTTACACGCTCTTTAATCTTCTCACCGGTTTTTCCATCGTAAAGTACAGTTTTGCCGTCAGTATCCATTTTTGCAAGTTCAAATATTTTTTCAAACTCTGCAGCATTTACACCTTCAAAAATAGGAGTTGCAAAACGAACACCTTTTGCCCAGTCACGTGCATAATGTAAAAACTCGTCATCACTCATTTTAGAGATAACGTTTTTTGCATCCATCATACCTGCAACGTCTGCAATAGATATCATTTTAGCACGTAAATTATCTATAAAGTCAGCCTGTTTAGCATCAAATTCAGCTTGAATCTGATTACCAAGCTCACGTCCCGCCATACCAAGGTGCATCTCTAGGATTTGTCCTATATTCATACGTGAAGGTACACCCAGTGGATTTAGACATACGTCAACTGAACGTCCGTCTTCCATGTACGGCATATCTACTTCAGGTACGATTGTAGATACGATACCTTTATTACCGTGACGACCTGCCATTTTATCACCGACTTTTAGTTTACGCTTAGTTGCGATATAAACTTTTACATACTTAACAACACCGTTTGGAAGGATGTCGTCTTTTTCTAAAATAGTCAGTTTCTCTTCATGCTCATCACGGAAGATACGCTTTTGCTTTTGGAAATAGTTTTTAGTTTTGTTGTATTCATTTTGAATATCTTCACTAAAACTTTTAACGATTGCATTCATAGCAAAACGATTTACGTTTTCTAAATCTTTTGCATCTATTGTATCACCCGCTTTATAATCAGTCTCACCGATTGTAATATCCGCAGTTAAAGATTCACGAGTTAGAAGTTTAGCTACGCGAAGCATCTCCTCTTTATCTATCATAAGAAGTCTGTCATAGTGCTCACGCTCTAAAAAGTCACGTTCTTCTTTTTCTAAAGAAAGTGTACGCTCATCTTTGTCATAACCTTTTTTAGTAAAGATTTTAACATCAACTACTACACCTTCCATTGACGGTGGACAGTAAAGTGATTTATTTACAACGTGACCTGCTTTTTCACCGAAGATTGCACGTAGTAAACGCTCTTCAGGAGTCGGTTTAACTTCACCTTTTGGAGATACTTTACCAACTAGTATCATACCGCCGCTAACGTTAGTACCGATTTTAATAATACCTGATTCATCTAAGTGAGTTAATTCATCGTCACGAACATTAGGAATGTCACGAGTAATCTCTTCAACACCGTGTTTAAGTTCACGTGCTTCTACTTCTTTTTCATAAATGTGTACAGACGTGAATGCATCTTTACGAATCATACGTTCAGATATTACAATCGCATCCTCGTAGTTGTAACCGTTCCAAGGCATAAATGCAACCATTGCATTAACACCAAGTGCCAATTCACCTTGATCCATGTTCGGACCGTCTGCGATAACTTGACCTTTAGTAACTTTTTGACCAACTTTTACGATTGGTTTTTGAGCAAAAGAAGTGTTGTTATTTGTACGTAGATTTTTTTGTAACGGATAGTAATCTATATATATCTCACCATCTTCATCACCCATTACGTAGATGTGTTTACCGTCAACTTTCTCAACAGTACCGGCGCGGTTAGCTTTTACACATTCCCAAGAATCACGAGCAACAAGTTTCTCAACACCGGTACCTACCATCGGAGCGTCAGGCTTGATTAAAGGCACAGCTTGACGTTGCATATTTGAACCCATAAGTGCACGGTTGGCATCATCGTGTTCCAAAAACGGAATAAGTGAAGCAGCTACACCTACAACCATAGATGAACTTAAATCTGCATACTCACATTCGCTTTTTGGACGAAGCAGGTACTCACCGTCATGTCTTACGGTAATAAGTTCAGTTTTAAACTGTCCATTCTCATCTAACGGATTAGATGCAGCAGCAATCTTAACACCCTCTTCTTGAGTAGCTGTTAGATATACAACTTCATTAGTGATTTGACCCTCTTTCATAACTTTATAAGGAGCTTCGATAAAACCATGGTCATTTACTTTAGAATAAGTTGCCAAAGTATTGATAAGACCGATGTTTTGACCCTCAGGAGTCTCAATCGGACATATACGTCCATAATGAGTAGGGTGAACGTCACGCACTTCAAAACCTGCACGCTCTTTTACAAGACCACCCTCACCAAGTGCCGATAAACGACGCTTGTGAGTAACTTCTGATAATGGATTTGTTTGGTCCATAAATTGAGATAACTGCCCGCCTGAGAAAAATTCCATAACAGTTGACGTAATCATTTTTGAGTTGATTAAATCGTGTGGCATCAACTCTTCCATTGCACCGCTCATAGTAGAGAGTTTGTCACGGATAGCTTTTTGCATCTTCACTAAACCGTTGTGTAACTCATTTACTAAAAGCTCACCGATTGAACGGATACGTCTGTTACCTAAGTGATCTCTATCATCGATGTGACCTTGACCGTTTTTAACTTTAATAACGTATTTTACTGATTTGATAATATCTTCATGAGTTAAAACAGTCATATATGAAGGGATATCCATATCAAGTTTATGGTTCATTTTCATACGACCAACTTCAGTTAAGTCATATCTCTCAGGATCAAAGAATAACTGGTTAACAAATGCATGTGCAGCTTCTTTTGTTACAGGCTCACCTGGACGCATAACTTTATAAATACGAATAGCCGCTAAATCGTTCTCATCTTCAATATCTTCAGTTTGTTTAAGAAGTTTTAGTGAATCTGCATCTGCGTTAAATGCATTTATGATTGAACTGTCAACACCGTCCGCTAAGTCATTTGCAATTTTAAATTCAGTTACACCGATTTCTGCAAGCTTTTTAAGTTTAGTCTCATCAATGTGAGTCATAGTATCAAAAAGAATCTCACCAGTT
The genomic region above belongs to Sulfurimonas lithotrophica and contains:
- the rpoC gene encoding DNA-directed RNA polymerase subunit beta'; this translates as MSKLVPIEVTENDRPKDIKQLQFRLAAPEKVLSWSNGEVKKPETINYRTLKPERDGLFCAKIFGPVRDYECLCGKYKKMRYKGVVCEKCGVEVTSTKVRRTRMGHIELVTPVAHIWYVSSLPSRIGTLLGIKMKDLERVLYYEAYIVEQGGEAYYDADGKTPVLKYDVLNEEQYRTLVQRFGELGFKARMGGEVVRDLLEEIDLVDAFTQLKEDIEETKSEAKKKTIAKRLKVIESFLNSGNNPAWMMLTVLPVLPPDLRPLVSLDGGKFAVSDVNDLYRRVINRNQRLKRLVELEAPEIIVRNEKRMLQESVDALFDNGRRANAVKGANKRPLKSLSEIIKGKQGRFRQNLLGKRVDFSGRSVIVVGPSLQMHECGLPKKMALELFKPHLIAKLEDKGHATTVKAAKKMIEDQTNEVWECLAEIVDGYPVMLNRAPTLHKLSIQAFHPKLIDGKAIQLHPLVCSAFNADFDGDQMAVHVPLSSAAIAEAKVLMMASMNILHPASGKAIATPSQDMVLGIYYITLDKNGVKGSNKLFANVDEVKIAFEHDALDLHAKIRTRVDGRIIYTTAGRLLLKDILPDFVPAELWNKVMKKRAIGELVDYVQKHGGIGVTAGFLDRLKDLGFKQATKAGVSISIDDVKIPDAKYAKIEESKNKVIEIQKQFEAGLLTEQERYNKIIDVWTDTNNTVAAQMMELVEGDKEGFNSIHMMADSGARGSAAQIRQLAGMRGLMAKPSGDIIETPIISNFKEGLNVVEYFISTHGARKGLADTALKTANAGYLTRKLVDVAQNVKIVEHDCHTHEGIEISDISDQNTLIESLEDRLNGRVLADDIIDPISNEILYAEGTLIDEVSAKIISEAGIKTAHIRTPTTCKSEDGICALCYGVNLATGHIVRTGEAVGITAAQSIGEPGTQLTLRTFHVGGTASSTAQERQVVAEKEGFIRYYNLNTYESKDGKNIVANRRNAAVLLVEPKIKAPFAGKVKIETIHDEVLVSIKGDKDTQRYSLRKNEIAKPNELAGVSGQIEGKYYFPYESGSSVSEDESIVETIKDGWNVPSRIPYASELLVDNGAPVTQKIYAKEEGNVKYFLLKGDYLERFEGLKEGYEVKEKGLFAAVIDNNNREAVRHYIARGSVIVANDDASVEATTLLAKPASDESVVIAEWDPYSNPIISESNGVVKFEDIIVGTTASEQLDELTGKTRLMINDHISSEFKPTVVLATQDGELLRYAIESKSSIYVEDGATVKVADIIAKTPKALQKSSDITGGLPRVSELFEGRRPKATALISEIDGVVSFGKMLRGKVRIVINSDAGIVKEYFVDKSHSPVVNAGDFVHAGERLTTGIISSHEILRISGVKALYNYLVSEVQQVYRSQGVNIADKHIEVIFTQMLRQIKIIKSGDTKFIEGDLVSKSKFKAENEKITRLGGRPAIAEPFLVGITRAAVAADSIISAASFQDTTKVLTEAAVSAKIDDLNDLKENVIIGRTIPVGTGIYKDQEILLSSEDE
- the rpoB gene encoding DNA-directed RNA polymerase subunit beta, producing MLNTLYSGNRLRVDFAKTPQQIEVPNLLQLQQSSYDNFLMIDAKDRTASGIEKVFQSVFPIHDAQNRLTIEYIGSEVAKPKYTVRECMERGLTYSVSLRMKTRLVLWDRDENTKEKLGVKDIKEQSIFVRDIPLMTDRTSFIINGVERVVVNQLHRSPGVIFKEEEATTVGNKLIYTGQIIPDRGSWLYFEYDPKDILYMRINKRRKVPVTIMFRALGYSKQDILKLFYPIQTIKMQDNKFYVEFNSSDYSGRLDYDLVDTNDKVLVATGKRLSAKKAQKFIEDGLTDVQYPLEVLLDRYLAEAIIDPETGEILFDTMTHIDETKLKKLAEIGVTEFKIANDLADGVDSSIINAFNADADSLKLLKQTEDIEDENDLAAIRIYKVMRPGEPVTKEAAHAFVNQLFFDPERYDLTEVGRMKMNHKLDMDIPSYMTVLTHEDIIKSVKYVIKVKNGQGHIDDRDHLGNRRIRSIGELLVNELHNGLVKMQKAIRDKLSTMSGAMEELMPHDLINSKMITSTVMEFFSGGQLSQFMDQTNPLSEVTHKRRLSALGEGGLVKERAGFEVRDVHPTHYGRICPIETPEGQNIGLINTLATYSKVNDHGFIEAPYKVMKEGQITNEVVYLTATQEEGVKIAAASNPLDENGQFKTELITVRHDGEYLLRPKSECEYADLSSSMVVGVAASLIPFLEHDDANRALMGSNMQRQAVPLIKPDAPMVGTGVEKLVARDSWECVKANRAGTVEKVDGKHIYVMGDEDGEIYIDYYPLQKNLRTNNNTSFAQKPIVKVGQKVTKGQVIADGPNMDQGELALGVNAMVAFMPWNGYNYEDAIVISERMIRKDAFTSVHIYEKEVEARELKHGVEEITRDIPNVRDDELTHLDESGIIKIGTNVSGGMILVGKVSPKGEVKPTPEERLLRAIFGEKAGHVVNKSLYCPPSMEGVVVDVKIFTKKGYDKDERTLSLEKEERDFLEREHYDRLLMIDKEEMLRVAKLLTRESLTADITIGETDYKAGDTIDAKDLENVNRFAMNAIVKSFSEDIQNEYNKTKNYFQKQKRIFRDEHEEKLTILEKDDILPNGVVKYVKVYIATKRKLKVGDKMAGRHGNKGIVSTIVPEVDMPYMEDGRSVDVCLNPLGVPSRMNIGQILEMHLGMAGRELGNQIQAEFDAKQADFIDNLRAKMISIADVAGMMDAKNVISKMSDDEFLHYARDWAKGVRFATPIFEGVNAAEFEKIFELAKMDTDGKTVLYDGKTGEKIKERVNVGYMYILKLHHLVDEKIHARSTGPYSLVTQQPVGGKALFGGQRFGEMEVWALEAYGASAVLKEMLTIKSDDVDGRVRAYKAITKGELVPASGIPETLFVLTKELQSLALDVEIFDEVEDDE